Sequence from the Brachionichthys hirsutus isolate HB-005 chromosome 4, CSIRO-AGI_Bhir_v1, whole genome shotgun sequence genome:
TGCAGGCAAGTGGAACGTTTAGGCACTCAGGTGAGGAAGTCAGCTTTGATCGAGCAGAAGTCCATCAGGAGCGAATGGAAGTTGGCAAAGATCGCCTTTGTCGTTATTGTTGTTTACGTTCTCTCCTGGTCGCCGTACGCCTGTGTCACTCTGATATCATGGGCAGGGTGAGACATTTTTGTATTACAGTTTTTCTAACTTTTTAAttgattatatttataataGCCTCAATAGCCTGTTGAAGCCTGACTCATATTTTTTCAGAACATATAACCAAATGTGCAATGTAGTCAGTGTGTACCTATTAAATGTTAACAGAACACTGTCCTTAAAGCTCACATAATATGTTTTACACTACAAATAGTCACTGGTCCCAGCAGACAGGACGAACAGAGATCAATTAAAGTAGCCTGCCAGTCATTCTGTCAGAGGACAGGGTTAAACATGCCAGGGAAGGCAGCAATAGTTTAATATATCATGATACATTCGAACAGACTGTTATTTTAGAATTTTTCCATCTAAATGTATCACATGTTTCTTTGAAGAAATGCATTCCGCATAAATAATGACACTGGAGTCAAATTCTGTTTCTGCGTGAAACGCTGTCATTCAGTAATAGTGTAATGTGCCAGCTCGAGCTGCCCTGGATGTGACTGACTGTCCTCTGCTTCTCTGACCAATCACAACATTCAATCAACCACACATCTCCTCTGGGACACACAGAATGACAGCGTGTGGTTATATAACTGCGAGGTCACATTTTCCCCCGACTCATTCATTTTTCACACGCTGACTGACTTTATCCACCCAACTGTTGCCATTTGCACATTTGGGCCGGTGCCCTACCCTATGTCTATCGAATTAATACATGGAAAGagaacctttttattttcatgctaaAATCAGAAGACTATAATAATCACACTTTTATCCTGTTTCATTCAGACATGCCAACATCCTGTCGCCTTATTCCAAGGCTGTCCCTGCAATCATAGCAAAAGCCTCCACCATCTACAATCCTTTCATCTATGCCATCATACACAACAAATACAGGTCAATTATTGAAATCAGTGTCATTGTATTTGTGTTGCAGCATTAAAGTTCATTATATCCCACTTTAAAGCTTTCCAgcagtaatatatatatttgattcttcttctgttgcCTACGTTGTCAGGAAGACTCTGGCAGAAAGTTTTCCCTGCCTTCGCTTTCTGTCTGCAACCCGTCAAAAGAAATGCATGCTCTCCTCCATCAGTGAGTCCTCTCTCAGAGACTGCAGGAGTCAACAGCCAACAGCATCAAGGACTCACTTTATTACAGCTTCCGCTGGAAtggtattaaaaacatttttttgctttgagcTGTATCATTATGTTATTTAACATATTTATCTCCGTTATGAATCACTTACTTATATATGTAAACATATCATTATATGAACGCTTGGTGCGGtggtatatatttatttattacttgaaacTGAAACGATCCAACATTACAAACATTCATTACAGTCACTTTTAccagattttaaaatgttgatCTTCCAGAAATGCTCTTTGGATTTTCTGAAACATATGTTTGCTAGAAAAAAAATCTCTAAGGGTCCTCAGAAGTTCTTATAAAAgaaccaaaatgtatttttctttatcgCAGAATAATATTTAAAACTAAAAACCCAGTCTTTTCTTGGTTTTCAGCATTTTTGAAATCACTTTCGTACAGCAACATGTCattcacacaaagaaaaaaataatttacatgcATAATCTCTGAATGAGTTTATCATTCCGGAATTTAAGATTTCTGACAGTTTTCATTGATCTATGCTCAAatcaattaaatgaaattaaatcgCACGCAGCTAAACAGTGAATTGCTCTCTTTGGGTTCAGCTAAGGTCAAAATAGTAATGTTGGTGTGTGACTTGCAGGTATTAAGAGACATAGAGCTGGAGCCTCTGGACGGGGCGTCAGGCCATTCCTTCAGAATGTTGTCCTATAGAGAAAGGTCACGCAAGAAGCACTTGGACCAGGAGATGGCCAAGACTCACAGAGCAGGGAAGGTAAAGAAATGCAATAAGAGTAAAGTGTGAAAACATTATTGATGAAACTGTTCAGTTTGGATCAACCTgatgttttgttcattttttttttttttatgtatcaGCATCTGTCTACCGTGGCTGAATCACGGACTGCCTGCGAGCATCAACTGGTTTCCCGCTCTCTCGCCATCGCTACAATTCCTCTGCTCATTCTTACCAGGAAGCGTAGCCAGAGTCTGACCAATGAGATTTCAGATGCAAGAGAGGAGAAAGATAGCCGCAGTGACAGGCTGGACAATCTCAAAAGTGGAAAAGGTGCACCTCACGATCCCAAGCCACCCCAGGGTGTCCCACGGATAATCGTCATCAGTCCCACATCTGAGAGCAGCCTCATCAGCCGCGACAGTGTCTGCATAGAGGAGAGTGTTGAATCAATGGAGAACAATGCTTTTGTCAGTTGGAACTTCTAATCGGACATTTTTACAGTTGTGGAGCTGCTCTCTCTAATCGGATCAATTAAAGGAAATTAATTAGCCACAGGATAATACTTgcctgtttattcttttttccaCTGAAAATGAAGATTATTAATTTTCAGACTGCATGGAACAACACTGTCTTCTCTTCCTGTCCAGACTGACTTTTAATACGAGCAAAGTATCCTTCCCCTGGAACTATTAACCATTGATTTCTAAGCTTGGTGACTCATGCTGCTCTGTTGACGACTGAACTCTTGAGTGTATAAGAGTAGTTGGTCCATCAAATGTAACAATGtgaagtgggttttttttccccgacTTCGACAGAGAGAAGGACACCTCGAAGGGCAGCAGGAGTTGCAGAATATTTTTTGTTAGATTCCAAAAAGATAGTATGACTTCATATTTCAGGAATTTGATTCAATCGTTCACAGAATAGACTATTTCATTAGATACTCAATGCAAGGCCCATCAAACTATTATTATGGAGTTTGGAGCCAAACATCTTCAAAATGgattttgaaaaataacaaaagatgcaaattttatacatttcaagaaaaaaaaaaaaaaaaatcaactcaaAGGAGAATAAAAGTGCCATATTTTGTGATGATGTAGTATATTAAGTatattctgttttgttgtgtggtACTAGGTCCTTTTAGACAATTACACTAGTATGTGGCTCAGAGACATTGGGCTACTGACAAGACTATATTCATAGTCCGGTATGTCTCATGAAACAATGAACCAGATTAGATTGCTTGTGTGGTGACTTCTAATATTTACTTCCGTCAAGGAggcgtctgtctgtttgtctgtctgtctgtctgtctgtctgtctgtctgttagcaggattacagaaaaaccgCTGAATgtatcttgatgaaaaaaagaaatctgaagatttTGTAGATACTATTAacttttgagagcaatccggaccCAAATATGAGGATTTTCccttttacttataatggaggctttaaaaaaaaaaatatatatatcttgtaaaataataattcaattcactcaccaaaaaaagaaaatgctatgttataggagagtgtcagcaaggatgaagggaaaggtcttcaagacagtggtgaggccagccgtgatggatggcttagagacagtggctctgaggaaaagacaggaggcggagctagaagtggtggagatgaagatgctgaggttctccttgggagtgaccaggttggataggattagaaatgaggcaataagagggacagtgaagggtagacgttttggagacaagttcagagagaccagacttcgatggtttggacatgtccagaggagagactgggattatatcggtagaaggatgctgaggatggaactgccggggaacagggctagaggtcgacccaggagaagatacatggacatagtgagggaggacatgagagtggctggtgttggggaggacaatgcaaaggacagggtgaagcggagaacattgatttgctgtggcaacccctcaggggacaaacccaaagtacagtagtagccaccaaaaatcacagtcataaaggggtacgatatgcactatcatgcaaaaataTCTTCTGAAACCGATCGagattgaggtcaggaaaaatataacattttaacattgaaaactccatttaaggattcaaaaatcaaaaatagacattgactctgattcacttttacttttcatggttggtgtataaagataccaagagcaatttagaaccttttggtgctaatccagatcaccatgtggatgtggaaatgtaattatgaggggaatgagctgctccgcggaggtctgcgctctcccagTGCTTTTGTCGTTTAAATTGTAATGACAGTAAATATCCACTAGGGGGATGCAGTGAATTGTAATTTTCTGCAAAGATTACGGGattatgtttctttctttctttctatcccTCTCTCTGtaatagatagagagagagagagagagagagattcctgAGGTTATTTGTCTGTAACTCCGGCTGAAGAGAGAGATTACATCACCATGCAGGGAAGGTGTGGTGAAACCAGTGCTGAAAACCACCTGAAACTGGAGGTAAACAAGAACCAGTTTACAAGCATGGCAGACCTCTGAGGTCATTTATACCTGGTATCAATCTGTTGTACCTTTATGTGGATGGATGCATTAATGGGTTTAATTTTGTACCACTGGGTAAGGTATCTCAAAGTTGTTTATATTTCCAAACTAATAAAGTGATATTCTGAATGTGACTGATCTCTTTAGACTTttatattttgttgttttagatTTTTGTAATGACGTGCAACCAAGCATGGTGAGTATCATTTATTTAACCCACGATGAACACTGGCAGTAATTTAGTTTGGTTTAAGCATATGGATCCCAACTGTCTTATCTCCTGTGCATTTATTCACTTttctaccaaaaaaaaatatataaatacttatTTTCCATGCAATATACATATTACACAGATGCACAGTAATTTAAACTGGTTCTGAAGTTTTGGTGCTGTCCTGGTACTGATCAACATAGTGGGTGGGTACAGGACACTAACAATGGTTGAGTGGAGAACTATCAATGCCATAAATAACATCCAGAGTGGCCACGACACTGAGCTGACATGGAGCAAGTGAACATTAAACAACATAaaactttctttctctttctttttctaggGCAAATGGATGAAGCGCTGGCGAAATAGCAAGAGTGCATGGGGGGAAGGTTAGTGTTGATATTTGGTCCCACCTCCATCTGCCCCATTCAGGGCAGGGCAGATGGtggtgggacacacacacacacacgcacaagcacacacacacaatttaagAACACGATAAAACATGAATTGACGTCTATCTCAATTAGTTACACTGGTTTTCATCAGTTCTTTAGCATTTCAGTCTGTCCTTGTCATTTTTCGGTGATCTAATCTGCTCTTCTTcaccctttttttctttatatccTGTTGTCATGTCCTCTCAATTCCTGCAGTCAACTCAGAACAGCTGCCGTCTCTTAGAGAGGAAAGAAGCACGGCATCCATGTACTAATTCATTAGTTGCCAAGAACTGTGTCATGACACTGATGCTGAGATAATAAGTGTTGCCATCGTGATGCATATTTGAAATATACAGTTTTGACAAGGAGTCAAGTAAGATGACTAAGCAGcataatacaaatacacatcttGGTACAATCACCATTTGTTAGAGATGAATGTTATATTGGTTATGCTGCTAAAACggaaatgacatttattaacTTCAAGCATGACTCCGGGTGTTTCGTTAGTCCGGCTTCATGACTGCCGGGCAGaaattagcattcataaaggaaatgctaatactcctggggagtttgattgcctttgtggtttctgtcccttctttttttactattcattcatttacaaaaaCCGAATCATTACCATCTTTGTTATACAGAAAACTGTACTCGACATGTACCGATAGATGCCAACCATATAACACAATTGTGGAACGCAATTCAAATTTTGCATTTggaaaacagagagaaacagtTTTTCCAACGATTCaataatttatgtttttgtttttccaagatGTTCCTGGCTCTTCCCCACTCCTGCCCACAAGTTGTTTTAAATTTTCCAGCTGTAAGTAGCCGCTCAATTTCTGTGGAGCATATCATTGTGgaggaaaacaaataatatatatttttgagaCTCCACTcgcagcctcagcagcagctgtatGCATATATCGTAAACTCTGAATAACCGTTTCAAGATGCTGTAACGTTTACTGAATTCCATAGTTTAATGTTTAACGTGCAGTTTAAggtgcatttttaaaatccTAGTTATATCTTATTTGAACTCCAGGCTCATCCTCCAGGAGAATAAATGCACAGTAAAGTTGATGACATTTGGATCCAttgtttgaaaaaataaataaataattcaattcaaaaaaGTTTTTGAGTGTTTTTATGGTCACTATTAATACTTTATTTCTGCAAATAGTGGGTGGGAGGAACAAATAAGAGCAGCTAATCTCAACAGACTAAAGTAGTGGATGGCTCCAGTACTTTAGACCAAAGGGCCGCTCTTTGATTGGCCTGCATTTAACTCAAACATTAAGCACTTGTGTTGACATTTTTGGTCTGTGAGtaagtctctctgtgtgtgtgtgtgcttgcgcaCCTGTGTCCTCATGTCTCAAGCCAGCTTTTCTTAGTTTATCTTAGGACAGACAATCGTTTGGCCAGAGCTATTTGTCTCACACAGTGTCcatctatctctgtctgtctagtTGGCTGGTAAACGGGGAAGAATATTTTCCACTGTGAAAGCGAGCCGTTATAAACAGGGTCTGAGCTCAGCTGGGAGACGCAGGCCTCTGATGATAAGCTCATCTGTTTTCCAGGCATGCTTCCAGAAATTCTGTATCTTGGGACAAAATAGTAACCTTTTCTCTGTTTGACGTTGTTTGGGTATGTGTTTAGATTTTCCTGAAGGTGCTCATACTGCAGTCTTGGTATTTGATTCCTCTTGCTTTAAGCATTTAGTTTCTATGACCAGAGAATGAACTGGTAATTTTTTATCTATATTTGTATCTATAACTATCTTAGTTGGGAGTGTGCCCATCAAATATTTTACCCTTTATGGTGAATCCCTGGACATAAACTATTTTACTGGCTGCTCTGGCTTAAACCTTGACAAATATTAGACTATTACACGAATCATTCTCTGACTGGGCCATACTTGCAGAGATAGGTTGGGGGGTTAGTTAGGCTGCTGATTGGATGGCCACATACGAATACTATCCCATCATATACCCGACCATCTTTATGATTGTGGATTTCGTCTGTGATACCGTACCCTCTTACTCTAGGCTATTTGTGGTGGAATGTTCTCAATTTCCTCGAAAAGCATCAAGTTAATTAAAGCCGACCTCTAATTTCCACTGTTTTATTGTTCCGCTAAACAAAGCTGCAAGAACACAGATGTTGTTTTCAACCTGAAACACAAGATTTATACGCAAGAAATGTTGCATATAAGCTTTGTCCCACcaaacaaactgtgtgtgtgtgtgtgtgcgtgtgtgttttaatttgagGCACAGCTTGCACATCAGGGGCAAGATGTCTTCTTTTTATTCACATGGATGATGCATTAAATGTCAAGTGAGAGGCAGATCAACATATCGTTAAGGGTGGagcttgtgtgagtgtgtttttgagcgtgtgtgttttgcttgGGGCTGCTAAGCTGTTGGAGAGGGGGAGCATATGGGGATTGGAATAGACCATTTAACACAGAACAAAGGGCTGGCAGGGTGGCTGAGGCTTTGTGCTATCACACACGCTCTATTGTCAGTGTTTGATATTTTTATCCTGTGGCCCAAAAATCTCCTTTGTTCTCATCTATACAGTTTTCAGCCTTTGGCTATTTTGGACAATACAAGCAATCGATCAAATGTTCTTCAGACAGTGAAATTGAATGGTTGGCTCATAGGAGGCCCATTTTTTAGAAATTGTATCTTCATGGGacaaatgctttttcttttcttattttttttttgacaggagacatgagacataactgcagtttaaaatgatttattcctTTATCAGTTTATGAGATCATCAAATAACCATTTGGTTTTTACTTCGATTTTTGTATTGTTTCTACCCTATCAGGGATAAAGCTTTTTGAGGTGTGGTTATATCTTTCATACATAGCCATACCTCCAAATATAATCATCACCAGCATGTTTCCCCAAATGAAAAGATACAATATGCAATATTTGTAATTGTGCTTGATATTTCAGCTACCAAGTAAAAACATCAACCAGGTTTTATTTCAGTAGCTTTGACTTTGACCCTCCTGTTTCTCTCACCCTTTCTGAATCTTTCTGACACCTCCGcacctgacttcctgttgttttctgtttaccGTGGATACCACCAATTTATAGCCATTAAATGTTAATTGCTGGATTTTTAAAAGGGAAGAAAAGGATGTTGGGGTCAGTGGCGAATgctgttttaaatgaatttaacaATAGAGACTGCTGACATTAATTTGGCCCCTGGAGGACCAGGCAGGGTGTTCATGGCGTTCACCAAACGAGGCTACCCACGGCTGACTCATTATTCGCATCTTATAAAGCCGGCTGTGTTGGAGAAGTGTTGGGAAACATTCATTACAGATAATGGACGGCATCCTGTGTTTATGTGAGGACCTAATCTGCTTTTTATCAAGAAATATAACTGTGAACTCATCACTCTGTTGTAGCTAGCATAGCAGGAAAGTGCAAAgtgctctccctctctttgtgtgtgtgtgagtgaataggtgtgcatgtgtgtgtgttgggttggGGCCAAGAAAGAAATGGGATGAGTATTTAAAGAAGTTCCTCCTATCAGTGTAAACACAATATTGATCTCTCTGTGCTGGAAAATTGGAATGGACATTCGACGGTAAAGATGTGTGCGTGGAGAATATTCCAGCTGTCTGGACATAAATAATGAAGAAGCTGATAAATCAACTGGATATAAATGGTTTCTCCACTTAGGCTTGCTTAGATTCACCAGACAAAGTTTCAAAGGCGAGGTAATCACCTGATTGAGATCTGAGCTCTCATTTTTAAAGAGAGAGGATATAAACCTAATATAATCTAATAATCGAAGGAGACTTTCTATCTGAAAACTATTAgctatatactgtatatatatattttttttcaagtctGGTCATTGCAGTCACGGTGCTGCTGGAGTTAACCAGCAAGCTGACCCTGAGCTGGGGTCTCATCGCCGTCACCACGGTGTATCCAGTCAGGTTAACCTTTGAGGGACCGTCTCATTGAAGCCTATGGGATGTGTTCTCGGGTCCTGATCTGGCCAGGGCTAGTTCCACCTTAAATGAAGTCTGGAGCACCGAGTCCATGTTCCCAAAATATCCGGATGAAAGATAAACCGTCTCCTATCCCatgcctcccctccctcccatcctttCATCTGAATGCAGTGCTCCTGCAATCTTTTCCTCACTCACCCCCCTCCCTTCACTTCCCACACCATATTTTCTGAGTTGTGTCTCCTCCCATCTCCTAATCTTCCCCTTTATATTATCCCCttcgtttctcctcctcttctgttgtCTGCTCCCTCCACCCATGGGTTATTCCCCTCCtctttcccctccctctctcctcccaacCTCTTGTCTCATTCTTATGCActcccctcctccaccctttCCCCTCCCCTCTGTCATGAACTGGTATATAAGAGCATCGCATCCCTCTCtacctctctcacacacagtgtgtgtttaCTGAGTAAGGGGATAGTCCAGGGGAAACTGGGGATTACATCGTCTACCTATCTGTGAAGGAAGTATTTTGCTCTCTGGAATTTCCATTAAAGAGGTACAGCCTTTCCATTCAAATAGTAGTAATACTATATAGTGGGGCATGTGCTGCCAATCTGCTGTGTAATTACCCTCTGGCGAAGGTTTTCTGGGGCATTATTAATGCTACCGATCTGCTGCAGCCCGATCTTATTGTCAGTTATGTATGTTGCACATATATGTGGGTTTATATTTTAAACAGTTGTCAGTTTTATAGATTATATGATGTATAtctaattatattatatataacgGTAACTATGTACAGCTTTTATGTGTTGAATGTAacttcagtgtgtgtttttatagaATACTTTTTTCCGCATCCCTTCCCTGTGAAGCTGTCTTTTTAATCCCTCTCGCACCTTGTTTTGAACATCTATTTCTAACAATTGTTCTTTTTGTCTTTATGTAACTATACAATTAGAAATGTATGATTTTATTCTTCCCTCAGAGTTTGGAATTCATAAACCCGGTgaactcatcatcatcctcatcctcgtcaTCATCGCCTGATCTGCAACATATTTCCCTGATACAAGCATCATCAATCATTAGACTCATCAACACTACCTGAAGACATTTGACATCTTTGAGGAGACCATGGGCAGCAACTACAATGTCACTCTCTCAGGCCCTGCCCCGTGGGGCTTCAGGCTGCAGGGGGGGAAGGACTTCAATATGCCACTCACCATCTCCAGAGTAAGAGCAATACACACTCGTGTCACGTCTATTATGTAATTAAAGGATATCAGTTTTATCGCCACACACGTGCGTGAAACGGTTGCCCAATCAGGCTTGATACATTATTAAAAGGATGTAAAGCCATCTCcacccttcctccctccccttcATGTTCCCCTCCATCTTTTCACCTCCTTGCCACATTTCACAGTGTCTTCTAGACTCAACCCCCACCAGGCAGACTTATAAGTCAGCTGAATCACGGGCCATCTGTCCTGTGTTGACCACGTAGGAAACCTTTTTGCACTCGGTGCATTCCACTTCACTGTCTGTGGTGAAAGTAGAGCAATCAAAGCTCTGGCACAAGAACCTTGGCTTCGGTCGCTCTGCTTGAACACGTAACTTGATGGTCCCTTGGTTTCAATGCCTTTCACTGTCTACTCGTAACATATTTGCTCTTGTTGCTGCCCCATTCTGTCATTCATCCGCAAATAAATTCACACAATCATATTTTTACTTCAGTAATTTAAATACAGCATGAATTTGAAACATGAGGTAGATGGTGTCACATCTGAAATAACAAATTATGAGAAAAATATTAAGCATTGCAAAATAATGTAGGAGTCACATCAGTGTCAAAACTGAAtgagaaatggaaataaatattgttgttgGTCAGACTAGGTTCTTTCATTCCCAGAGCTGTTGGCGGTACCTAAACTATGATTGTCTCAGCAGCCTTGTCTGACCTTTTAATGCTGTATCACAATGACAGTTCCATGGTTTGAGGTTTCAGGACATTGGCCAGAGTGCAAGTAGCATAAGCACTGAAGCAGTTTTGGGTTGTGATATATTCAGCGTTAGTCAGGTTCGCTTATATAGCTATACATTGTGCAGTAAGTCAGTAATATGACTGGGTTAAATAGAGCCAAATAAGACGTAAACAATATCTTCTTCAGTCAACAATAACGTTAATCAATAATGCTTGCGAGGTTATGTCATTTTGcagtttattattacaaatacACTCGTCCTTTTGACTGAAGTCTCAAAATGTCTATTTCCTACTATTCTATTTCTAATCTAGAACATTTTCAAAACTTGAACCTGAAAAAATATTGCAACACAGAAGTGGCGCAGCAATTCTTACCTGATGTGTAACTTAACAGCAGTTGAAATTGTGTTCCTATCTAATGGCTAAAGTGCAAATTAAGTatgttaataaatgaataactaAATACAGTTTCTTGCTTCCTGTTGAAATGGTTGCTTGTGAACGGCTCTTTAAGCTGTGATGGATTGTCATTCTTTAGCATTGGGCCCATACAAGGTGTCAAATATTGATTAGCAAAACACGGGCAGAGGAGAGTAGCAGCATGTGACTGATAAACCCACAACGCTCTGCTGTATATGGCATGATGTCACCTAACAGGCCATCTACCCTTGTGTTCCCTTCATTCATGCCATATCTTTATCTCTCACGTCTGCTTTTCTGACTCTCTCCAAGGTGTGGTTTACTCCTCATAAAACAATATAGTTCCATCTCGAGGCAAGAGACAAATCAAATCCCAAATGTTATCCAACCTATTAGATCCATTTCATGGAGATGATGGACGGCGCTTCTGTCTCACCATACAGTTGGTTCTAAGAAGGAACCACATAATCGGGGGGTTATTAGAGAACACGGCCCTCCTGCCAAACCACACTTGCTCGAGCAGCAGCTGTTGCTAAGCTCTATATGTACGTGAATATTTCTTCCATGGCACAAATTGCGGCCGTGGTATTATCACATTTTACCGGTATTGCATCAGTGTTTGATGAGTTGCAGCCACAGAACAGCGGGAGCTATCTGTGCGGTTCTCTACGTGCCAATGAAACCTAACACATACTTACAGATGGTGGAGAACAAAGGGACAGACTTGgacaaaatagaaaagaaataaTTAGCTACATTTTCCTCAAGTGTATTTATTAcgtttgtgatttttttctttctttcaggacAGACTAGTAGTAAAAGCAAATAAGAAAATGTATTATATGAAATGATGTATCAAAatcttcagttttggaaaacGTTTGGTGTTTAGAGTCTCCAGGGAGATTGAGATTGAAGgacatggtggtggtggctgatgaagCTGATGATGTCAAAAGGTGTTAAGGAAAATAGCGTGCAGATGTACACTGGTTAACGTTAACCTCCTTGAAACCACTTATTGTGAAATCCAATAAACTCTTTTATGgatcaaatgcattttttaagAAAAAGCCCCCTCATAtgtagagaaataaaacaccCAGCCGCTGTTTCAAGTTATATTTACAGCACAGAGAATCAATATTTACACCTTTTTAAAAGGTCCACCCATTTGCAGGATTTA
This genomic interval carries:
- the opn4xb gene encoding opsin 4xb, with the protein product MEPEKEHATSSFFSKADVPDHAHYIVALFVIVIGILGVAGNVLVMFAFYSNKKLRNLPNYLIMNLAVSDFLMAFTQSPIFFINCVYKEWIFGEMGCKMYAFCGALFGIASMMNLLAISIDRYVVITKPLQALHWSSKRRTALAILMVWLYSLAWSLAPLIGWSSYIPEGLMTSCTWDYVTYTLANRSYTMMLCCFVFFIPLGIISYCYIFMFVAIRKTGRQVERLGTQVRKSALIEQKSIRSEWKLAKIAFVVIVVYVLSWSPYACVTLISWAGHANILSPYSKAVPAIIAKASTIYNPFIYAIIHNKYRKTLAESFPCLRFLSATRQKKCMLSSISESSLRDCRSQQPTASRTHFITASAGMVLRDIELEPLDGASGHSFRMLSYRERSRKKHLDQEMAKTHRAGKHLSTVAESRTACEHQLVSRSLAIATIPLLILTRKRSQSLTNEISDAREEKDSRSDRLDNLKSGKGAPHDPKPPQGVPRIIVISPTSESSLISRDSVCIEESVESMENNAFVSWNF